The following DNA comes from Musa acuminata AAA Group cultivar baxijiao chromosome BXJ1-4, Cavendish_Baxijiao_AAA, whole genome shotgun sequence.
CCAATTtccaattttttttgttttcctgaCTAATTGtaaattcttttttattctttattcttTATTCTTTATTCTTTATTCTTTATTCTTCTTCTGAGATTATTTCAGAATttttatcacaaaaaaaaatcttagttatCTTAATCAGACCGAACATCAAATTCGACTAAGCATATCAATAagtttaattcttttttaaaaaaaattaaatataatttatttatttttatataaggaTAATCAGTGAAGATGAGATTCAAATAGTTTTTACgatcaaatataatttattatattattataataataataattttatgatagacGGACCTAAGCAAGCATATTTGAAGATATATCATAAGTTTTTTAGAAATCATTGTAATGGttatataacttcatgtatttgaGGGATGAAGATGAACATATATCATCATGAGATGAAGGTTGAAACATATAATGTTATGATcgtattttttgttttgttttatttctttaattttaagAATATTTGAGAATCATGAACGGGCAATACCTGTTGACCGTATGTTGGATGATATCATGAACATGTGTGTGGAGAACATAAAAGTAAATTGATATGGCACATGAAAACTTGCTAAGTATCAGAATGTTGTATGCGATCGAACATAGGCGGCCACAAATGCTCCGAGTGCATCTGTGCCGAATCAAGATAAGCATCCATGCAATCATTCATGCAGTTGCCGTGTCCATTGCTTATTTCTTCCGATTCCTTTTGGTCCCACTGCTATCTATCATCGGCAATGGTTGATGGTAGGCAAGATAAGCTCTTCGCAGTGGGAAAGAAGGCACATGTCATGACTTGATACTTGCAAGGCAAACTTATCCCATTGATGTTGCAAGTGGCATATGAAAACACTAGCATTTGTAGCTATTGTAATGTGGTGTGAAGAGTATGTCAAGTTCCACTCAAAGTGCAGTctcatgcatccatggtggagaaTTCATCAGACACAATATATAAGACGACACTCTTCATTCGCATCTACGAAGACACAATATATAAGAGAATATTCCTTATTCTCTTAAGGATCTTATCTTATAATCCATGTATATAGATTCTCTAAGGATATCATCAGGAATTCACAGCAGTTTATACAGTATCCTAAAGAGTTTTGAGCTCATCCAACCAAATATGTTTGGCAGTGTATGCATGGAATCTCTTGCTGAATAATAAATACACCATGAATCAAAGTCaatattctcttcttcttcttcttcttttttatctctctctctctctctctctctctctctctctctctctctctatgaatcataaatatttttggaGTTGGGAGTTTCAAGTTTCTTCTTATTTGCCTTTACTAACGGGAGTTCACAAGAAATGCCTTGAGCTCCGAAAGAGACACTTTATGTTTAGGGCTTTTCTCCAGCCCCCCAGCATTAATTTGCTGCATGCATGCAGCTACTTTTTCCTCCATTGTCCACTCCTGATGTGCTTAGGATGGCATCCAGAAATCTTCTGCTTGATCTTTTTGGATGTCGGCTGTGAATACATGATCATAGTCACAGCACTCAGATATGTCAAACCATTCTATGACATGGATAAGGAGGAGATAAAGAAGAGCGatgtcttcttctccttcttctcccctaCCCTAGCTAGTTTCTCTCACTTAGAGTTGATGCACATGTGTGTGGTAGCACAGCATCATCCGGATACCTGAAACAACCACCATCAACCAATCTATATCTTCTTACCATTCTGTGTCGATTTTGCCACCTTAGAAAAGAGACGAAGGGAGGACGACATGCTCTCTGTGCCACCTGATCACCTTAGCATCCTACTGTATATCGAGATGCTGACCACcacaataattatatatatatatatatatatatatatatatatatatatatatatatatatgtatgtatatatatatatatatatgtatgtatatatatatatatatgtatgtatatatatatatatatgtatgtatatatatatatatatatatatatatatatatatatatatagatatatatgtatgtatatatatatatatatgtatatatatatatatgtatttatatatgtatgtatatatatatatgtatgtatatatatatacatacatttatatatacatatatatatatacatatatatatacatacatatatatatatatatatatatatatatatatatgtatatatatatatatacatacatatatacatatatatatatatatatacatacatatatatatatatatatatgtatgtatatatatatatatatatatatatatatatatatatgtatatatatatatatatatatatatatatatatatgtatatatatatatatatatatatatatatacatacatatatatatatacatacatatatatatatatatatatgtatatatatatatatgtatatatatatatatgtatatatatatatatgtatatatatatatatgtatatatacatacatatgtatatatacatacatatgtatatatacatacatatgtatatatatatatatatatatatatatatatatatatatatatatatatatatatatatatacatacatacatatatatatatatatatatatatatatatatatatatatatatatatatatatatatatatatatacatacatatatatatatatatatatatatatacatacatatatatatatatatatatatatacatatatatatatatatatatatatatatatacatacatatatatatatatatacatatatatatatatatatacatatatatatatatatacatatatatatatatatacatatgtatatatatatatatatatgtatatatatatatatatatgtgtgtgtgtgtgtgtgtgtgtgtgtgtgtgtgtgtatactaaatataatatcatctTTGACCAATACAAAATTCATGTCGGTCTTTTGCTTGTCTTCTCTCTCGAAAtaaattacaaaatatatactgATTATATTTTAACTATGTGTGTAATATAtgtatagatttactttaattaaAGTAGAATTAGttagatgatgatgttaattaaatgataaaaaatcaagcacaaaaaaaatcttttatatctCAAGATTTTGATTCGAGCAACATGTACAAGCAAAACATCTTGAATGCTCCGAGAGTTCCtctttaaaaaagataaaaaaaaaatatctaactTCATATGAGATagtacataataaaaaaattattggggAAGTAATTGTTGCTACCACGACAGTAGTTGTTGTAGGTAAAAGGAAAAAGATCACTATTGTTAGGTAGATAAATGAGCTTCGATGAAAAAGAGATATGAAGAAGGAGAAAAGAAAGCTTTTCTTGCTTGAAGTAAAAGGGCTTTGATACCATAAAAAAATTACTGTAAAGAATTGATTTCATTAATTGAGATAATATATCTTCATACATATTTGAGAGAGATATTTTCTTATGATAATTGATCTTTAAATCATAGATTGATTGGAGATTAGAACGAATATAGAATCATTATTCCCTATTTATCTTTACTATGATTTTCTATCATAAGGATTATCGCATGTGTGTGCCATCTCGAACTAAAATGTGGCAGCATGATCCTTATGGATACATTGGAAAAGTATAACCTCTAAATCTATTATAAGACATGTAATCCTTTTGTTCTTAGAGGAATAATCTCTTATCATATTACAATAGGGCATATTAGCCTATTTATTCCATCGTAAAATAGTATTTGCTAACCTCAATATGTTTagaattatcctttttttttattctttgcaTCTTAATTATTCATAGTTTTTCTTCCGGTACCAAAACGGTGTCATTGCGTGACTCAGGCATTCGTCATCAGACTCATTATGGATGCCCTAATCAGACTCATTATGCTAAACTCCATCAATTCGAGTTCATGGTGGATCCAAGTTAAAATTATCATCCCTAGCTTAGCTTTTATATACTACCTAAATTCGAGACATACAACGAGGATCAAGCACGTAACTTGTCACGCCACACAAATCTTCTCCAACTTTCTAACGTGACATGCGATAATTTTCTATAAATACCACACACCACTAGACTCTCCATGGCAATGTCTTAATGGTTCTCCTACTTATAATCAATATGAACCACACAAAAACTTAAAATCATAATCATCACACACACACTATTGATGTGTGACTTCATGATAGAGAAGCAAATACTATATCTTGACTTTGACATGTAGCCCATTCTAAGTTAGATCATATTGGTTGGAATATAAAGAATCGACCCGCACTCACCATTCTAATGTAGATATTGGGTTAAACCTTAAGAGGTCTCCTTGCCTGATTTGATATCGACCCGATTTGATTATTGACTTCATCACCAATCTAAATCGAGGAATTAACATATGGTGCATTGTTTCCACATGATTTATGTCACCATTGTTATTAGTTTCGTTCCATTTGCCATTGTCAATATTGTTAACACAAGTTGTTGGTATGCTACAGTACTATCATCATTGTAATTGTTGATATCATCACATAAACTTCAATATAGTCATCATTGCTATAGGATGATGACTCTTCGTACATACTCATTTattgtgataataataataataataataataataataataataataataattattattattattattatcatcaataTCGTTGTGATAATTGTTACGTACCATCCCTTTCATTATCATTATTAGCATTATTAGTATCCTTCTATCATCACACTCATATTATAACTAACATTATTAGTCcaagtaaacaaaaaaaaaaacaactttaGTGGGtcgtttaaaatatttttttatttttgtcataaaaataaattacaaactaacatataaaataaaataaaaaataaagtaaaataatcttattttgttttaagaatcGAAATTTATTCTCTCTGATCTCtccaaataaagtaaaaaaaaaatcagttccagaaacaaaatataaatagttttattttttttctattcctAAAAAATATGGAAATAGCAAATGGCTACAGAGGAAGAGAAGACTTATACAAGTCCTCGTTGCTCTGTTAGTTTCCGTGGGTTCCTTCGCCCTCCGccaacgccgccgccgccgccgccgagtaCATACACCTTCATAAGTCACACGGTACAAAGCCACCATGCTCCTCCGGCAATCTCCTCTCATTGCCTCCCCAAACCCCTGTCCAATCCCTCGAAACCCTAGATCTTACCCGATCTCCCGAATTCTCTTCTCCCGTTGCTGCTTCCGAACCCTACGCGATCGGAGCCTCCCCTCGCTGCAGTGCTGCGCGTCCAAGGGATCCGATGCAGCGGCGGTGGAGGCGGTGACCGAGGTCGAGGTGGCGGTCGGGGAAGCCGAGAGCCGCGAGGCAGGGGGAGCGGGATCGGCTGGGGTTAGCGTGGGGATCGGGAGCCCGGCTCTGACCGCTGGACTTGGGTTATACCGGATGAGCTTGGGGGATCAGGCGTTCTTCCTTTTGGCTTTCATCGCTTGCACGGTATGCGGTTTTTCTTCCTATTGTTGAATCTACAGGCACGACTTATTATTTGTTTCCAGTTGTTGTTGTTAGATGATGTCATGGTAGAATGATATGCTTTCTTATGGCTTCATTTCTTATTCTTTTACCTATTGTCGTTACAACATCTTGCCGTTTATTCAATGTAGAATCTCACTACGCATGGAGGTATTCAAAATATGCTATCTCAGTATTTGTCATGTTAGAAATTGATTTTGGCATTGTGTTTTCCCCCTTTTCTTTAATTAGTTGAACGTCACTATATGTGGAGGTATTCAAAATCTGTTGTCTTAGCATTTCTTATTTCAGAAATTTAGAGTTGTGAACCTAGCAATTAAAATAGTAGATGTTATTGTCACTAGCCACTCAAGATTTCTGGTTGATGGCTAAATGCGGTGTGCAACCACTGTTCCAATTGCTAGGCAAGCTGTACAGGCTGCTATACCTACAGGAATGAGAAGCAACATTCGTTATCGTTGTTGTCGGTCAGGCAAGGAGCATTGGTCACCAGCCAAAGCAAGCAATGACTGTTGTTATATTCCATTAATCCAAGAGTGCTACAATTAATCACTTCAAAACTGTCATTCATCCAGAATCACGCTTTGTATATTTTGCGCTGGAACATACATGTTTTGGTTATCTTCCGGTATATCAGTAATGTATGGGTGGCAATGGACGTTGCTTAAGCGATATTGATAGCATTATCTTAATATTTGCATACCTTCTACTTGTCTTTTGTGTTTATGTGTTCAAAGTTTAGAACTATTTGCTCTTGGATCTACTATAAAAATATTGAACTGCAAGTTTCATCATTAAGCTAGTGGATACAAAACTAGCGTTTGTCTATCGGATACTGTGCATGTTCTCTGATTCTTGCCTCATTGAGTTATACTGATGatacaattattattttttgttatttttctgaTTCAGACCTCGGTCGCATTTACCAGCTTGGTAGTTGCAGCTATTCCAACTCTTCTTGTAAGTCAATTTATCATGATCTCCTCGGTATGTGTTAAATGCTAGAGATACTAAAACAACTATGATAAGTTACATGAACTCTTCGATTAAGATGCTTGTGTCAGATCATCATCAATATTttgtatgcttttttttttaattgctaAGTTTGTTGGCATATTTTGGATATGGTGCTTCAAGTTTTTAGACATGAATCATCATTTCAAAATATTATGTAAATCTCGAACTCCAATTTCTAAATTGTTTTAAAGGATGAAAATGAtacaaaaattaataaatatttttttggacTATTTATGTAGGTATAGGTTTGAATGGTTTACAACTGAAATTATCTGACACATACCAATCTATT
Coding sequences within:
- the LOC103981779 gene encoding uncharacterized protein LOC103981779 yields the protein MLLRQSPLIASPNPCPIPRNPRSYPISRILFSRCCFRTLRDRSLPSLQCCASKGSDAAAVEAVTEVEVAVGEAESREAGGAGSAGVSVGIGSPALTAGLGLYRMSLGDQAFFLLAFIACTTSVAFTSLVVAAIPTLLAMRRTATSLARLADTATEELPSTMAAIRLSGMEISDLTLELSDLSQEISDGISKSAQAVQAAEAGIRQIGALARCQTVSMIEERANLPNISLKPMVAGAARKTSHVVGKAKKTFMNIISGGEHSQKSEDMSDKVEI